One Deltaproteobacteria bacterium DNA window includes the following coding sequences:
- a CDS encoding NAD(P)H-dependent oxidoreductase, translating into MKKFKNNILILFAHPALQNSRVNRELIKFVTDLDGVTFHDLYELYPDFHIDVKHEQNLLLEKDIIVFHHPLLWFSVPAILREWMDLVLQHMWAYGKTGMALKGKKLFNVITVGGRESLFQHEGYHGNTMIEFLAPIRQASRVCGMDYLPPFVVYGTRTITKEEIKKQGENYQKIILSLRDGTLDLDALQSQQKFNQNIESIITT; encoded by the coding sequence ATGAAAAAATTTAAAAACAACATTCTTATTCTCTTTGCACATCCGGCATTACAAAATTCCCGGGTCAACAGGGAACTTATCAAGTTTGTCACAGACCTCGATGGAGTCACATTCCATGATCTTTACGAGCTATATCCCGATTTCCACATAGATGTTAAACACGAACAGAATCTACTGCTGGAAAAGGATATTATCGTCTTCCATCATCCGCTCTTATGGTTCAGCGTCCCGGCAATATTAAGAGAGTGGATGGATCTCGTTCTTCAGCATATGTGGGCATACGGTAAAACGGGAATGGCCCTGAAAGGGAAAAAGCTCTTTAACGTTATCACCGTGGGAGGCAGAGAGTCTCTCTTTCAGCATGAGGGCTATCATGGTAATACAATGATTGAGTTTCTTGCGCCAATACGGCAGGCTAGTCGTGTGTGCGGAATGGATTATCTACCGCCTTTTGTTGTCTATGGAACACGTACGATCACAAAGGAGGAGATAAAAAAACAGGGAGAGAACTATCAGAAAATCATATTATCTCTCCGTGACGGCACCTTGGATCTTGATGCCCTACAGTCACAGCAAAAATTTAACCAGAATATAGAAAGCATAATTACTACCTAA